From the Teredinibacter turnerae T7901 genome, one window contains:
- a CDS encoding Fe2+-dependent dioxygenase has translation MLIVIDALLAEAEVLKWRARLEDAEWLDGRGTGGTLSAAVKSNLQLPDTSELAINLGNTIVQKLGVHPLFLSAALPEKIYPPKFNCYRNGGAYGTHVDSAIMVMPNKQSLRTDISATLFLSDPDSYDGGELEIETAFGAQAVKLNAGDLVLYPSSSLHRVTPVTRGQRVASFIWIQSMVPDEAERALLFDLDQSIQSLISEKPADDPTLLRLTSVYHNLLRRYAKF, from the coding sequence ATGTTAATCGTAATTGATGCCTTGTTGGCCGAGGCCGAAGTCCTTAAGTGGCGCGCAAGGCTTGAAGACGCAGAATGGTTGGATGGCAGGGGTACGGGTGGTACCTTGTCAGCGGCGGTAAAATCGAATTTACAGTTGCCGGATACCAGCGAGCTTGCGATAAATTTGGGAAATACTATCGTGCAAAAACTGGGAGTACATCCGCTATTTCTATCGGCAGCATTACCGGAGAAAATCTACCCGCCTAAATTTAATTGTTATCGTAATGGGGGAGCTTACGGAACCCATGTCGATAGCGCGATTATGGTTATGCCAAATAAACAAAGCCTGCGCACAGATATTTCCGCAACGCTATTTCTAAGCGACCCGGATAGCTACGACGGTGGTGAGCTGGAGATAGAAACTGCTTTTGGTGCCCAAGCGGTAAAGTTGAATGCTGGTGATTTGGTGCTGTATCCGTCGAGCAGTCTGCATCGGGTAACGCCGGTTACACGCGGTCAGCGGGTGGCGTCATTTATCTGGATTCAAAGTATGGTGCCGGATGAAGCGGAACGTGCCTTGTTATTCGATTTGGACCAAAGTATTCAGAGTCTAATAAGCGAGAAGCCCGCGGATGATCCTACGTTGTTGCGTTTAACCTCGGTCTATCACAACCTTTTGCGTCGTTATGCGAAATTCTAG
- a CDS encoding alpha-hydroxy acid oxidase — translation MTQHLTHIPPELASLADYEQFAEQFIDPAAWAYIQGGSGDERALQNNCNAFAKYQCLPSLLRPCGEGTTEVRLIDTVLRHPIVLAPVAYQKLVHDLAEIETARAADATDSLMVSSTLASVPMEEVITHNKGTNWFQLYFQPDRDITQDLVARAEASGFSALMVTLDAPVQTFSRRLMRKGCGLPADITAANLINYAQPEPVEIGRYESRVFQGVMRKAPTFADLEWLINYSKLPVIVKGVLNPNDAERLLGCGVSGIVVSNHGGRAFAAAPAAIDCLAAVRERVGDACVLVDSGVRSGYDVFKALALGADAVMIGRPQVHALAIAGALGVAHMLQLLRDELEVAMAMAGCATIDEIKRVPVWKGDDYVNRN, via the coding sequence ATGACTCAACATCTCACACATATTCCACCGGAATTAGCGAGTCTTGCGGATTACGAGCAATTTGCCGAGCAGTTTATAGACCCCGCTGCCTGGGCTTATATTCAAGGCGGAAGTGGTGATGAGCGGGCATTGCAAAATAATTGTAACGCGTTTGCCAAGTACCAGTGCCTGCCTTCGTTATTGCGCCCTTGTGGCGAGGGAACGACGGAGGTCAGGCTCATTGACACCGTGCTGAGGCATCCCATCGTGCTTGCGCCCGTCGCCTATCAAAAACTGGTGCATGATCTTGCCGAAATTGAAACAGCGAGAGCAGCGGACGCCACCGATAGTCTAATGGTGAGCAGTACGCTCGCGTCTGTGCCAATGGAAGAAGTTATAACACACAATAAGGGCACGAACTGGTTTCAACTTTATTTTCAGCCTGACCGGGATATAACCCAGGACTTGGTGGCACGCGCGGAGGCGTCGGGGTTTAGCGCGTTAATGGTAACCTTGGATGCGCCGGTACAAACCTTTAGCCGCAGGCTAATGCGCAAAGGCTGTGGTTTGCCTGCGGATATTACCGCTGCCAACCTGATTAATTATGCGCAGCCGGAGCCTGTGGAAATTGGGCGGTATGAGAGCCGTGTATTTCAGGGCGTGATGAGAAAAGCTCCTACTTTCGCAGATCTGGAGTGGCTCATTAACTATTCAAAACTACCAGTGATTGTAAAGGGCGTTTTAAATCCCAACGACGCTGAGCGTTTGCTCGGTTGTGGAGTTTCCGGAATTGTAGTGTCGAATCACGGTGGCCGAGCATTTGCTGCCGCGCCAGCCGCGATCGATTGCCTTGCTGCTGTTCGCGAGCGAGTGGGGGATGCATGTGTGCTTGTCGATAGCGGCGTGCGTAGCGGCTACGATGTCTTTAAAGCTCTGGCGCTCGGCGCCGATGCGGTGATGATAGGCCGGCCACAAGTGCATGCCCTGGCTATTGCAGGTGCGCTGGGTGTCGCGCACATGTTGCAGTTATTGCGAGATGAGCTTGAGGTCGCTATGGCAATGGCGGGCTGCGCCACTATAGACGAAATTAAACGTGTGCCCGTTTGGAAAGGTGATGACTATGTTAATCGTAATTGA
- a CDS encoding TonB-dependent receptor, with the protein MEKKPAGQLRPKSLRQHMFGDRHPLLAAGVTAVFAASPALAQDDEEIALDTLQIEERTIDTNPYAEKGAPYKAKVSGDERRVKPLAETPTTISVLTKTQIEESGREDLREILAGQPGITLGTGENGNAFGDRYIIRGHEARSDVFVDGLRDPGMTTRESFAVDQIEITKGPSSTFAGRGSTGGAVNSVTKQASSQYDFTKVNAGVGTDSYYRVTLDANKKINDAIAVRANVLFADQDVPDRAPASRERSGLALSGAWEASEKIKFVADYYYLNAEDKPDLGTYIDRTTGEPVEDVPVYLQDEDFLKSEINVATLRANFNFSESMRLTNVLRSGTTENGYVVTGTRTGNRDETDPVAPGAATITPSTHQGWQEVEYLVNQTNFYLDVADHQLLFGFEYSDLNVTNGVYSVTDTGEGNCILPPGGGQTEAGPGFCLTDPNGNAVDNINSLLVRDIVRGNYDSDYTVKTTSFSVMDTYDVTDKFSVFAGVRMDNFDYNNATLSGGATEATDWSYSDTLWNGHLGLVYDVAEQGNVYVTYSTATNINGGESDVGGNCGYGGLCGSADQVENSKPESVENIELGTKWNLRDEKLLFTAALFQITKSDVMEGADYESTGTFNTGENRVQGVEFSLVGNLTEKLSTQFGVAFMDAEITESFNNGVNQTLVTRGPNAGTYQTTDDIRGRTLSNFADNSAFLQLRYQMTEALALGGSWTYSSEMYSGQPDTAPGWNAATNDYSIRIPDYSYFDLFATYDINEQTNVRLNIGNVTDEAYYLAAYRSGSFTYIGDARHATLTFGFEF; encoded by the coding sequence ATGGAAAAGAAGCCCGCTGGACAACTGCGTCCGAAATCTCTGCGTCAACACATGTTCGGTGATCGTCATCCGCTGTTAGCGGCTGGTGTTACTGCCGTGTTTGCCGCCTCGCCTGCGTTAGCGCAAGACGATGAAGAAATCGCTCTGGATACATTGCAAATTGAAGAGCGCACAATCGATACGAACCCTTACGCAGAAAAGGGCGCTCCGTATAAAGCGAAAGTGTCCGGTGATGAGCGTAGAGTAAAGCCATTGGCGGAAACGCCAACTACCATCAGCGTGCTTACCAAGACTCAGATTGAGGAGTCGGGGCGTGAAGACTTACGTGAAATTCTGGCAGGTCAGCCCGGTATTACTCTGGGTACCGGCGAAAATGGTAACGCCTTTGGTGATCGCTATATTATCCGCGGCCATGAAGCTCGCAGCGATGTATTCGTCGACGGCTTGCGCGACCCGGGGATGACCACGCGCGAAAGCTTCGCGGTCGATCAAATCGAAATTACTAAAGGGCCAAGCTCCACCTTCGCTGGACGCGGCTCGACCGGCGGTGCCGTTAACAGTGTCACCAAACAAGCAAGCAGCCAATATGATTTCACGAAAGTGAATGCGGGCGTGGGAACCGACTCCTATTATCGGGTAACCCTCGACGCCAATAAAAAAATCAACGATGCGATAGCCGTGCGGGCAAACGTATTATTTGCCGACCAGGATGTGCCAGATCGGGCGCCCGCATCGCGCGAGCGCTCAGGGCTTGCATTGTCTGGTGCCTGGGAAGCGAGCGAGAAAATCAAATTTGTCGCTGATTACTATTACCTGAATGCGGAAGACAAACCCGACCTGGGCACCTACATTGATCGCACCACCGGCGAGCCGGTAGAAGATGTTCCTGTGTATCTGCAGGATGAAGACTTTCTTAAATCTGAAATTAATGTCGCTACCTTGCGGGCGAACTTTAACTTTAGTGAAAGCATGCGTTTGACTAATGTATTGCGTTCCGGTACTACCGAAAACGGTTATGTGGTGACTGGTACGCGCACGGGTAATCGCGACGAGACAGACCCGGTTGCGCCGGGTGCTGCCACGATTACACCCAGTACTCATCAAGGCTGGCAGGAAGTTGAATATCTTGTTAACCAGACGAATTTTTACCTGGATGTAGCAGACCATCAATTACTTTTTGGTTTTGAATATTCGGATCTCAATGTAACCAATGGTGTTTATTCGGTAACTGACACCGGCGAGGGAAACTGTATACTGCCTCCTGGCGGAGGCCAGACTGAAGCCGGCCCCGGTTTCTGTTTAACCGACCCTAATGGAAATGCCGTTGACAATATTAATAGTCTGCTCGTGCGCGACATAGTGCGTGGTAATTACGATAGTGATTACACTGTGAAAACCACCTCGTTTTCTGTGATGGACACCTACGATGTTACCGACAAATTTTCGGTATTCGCGGGCGTTCGTATGGACAACTTTGACTACAACAATGCGACCCTTAGCGGCGGCGCCACCGAAGCTACAGACTGGTCTTATTCTGACACTTTGTGGAACGGCCACCTGGGGCTGGTGTACGATGTGGCTGAGCAAGGCAATGTTTATGTTACCTATAGCACCGCAACCAATATCAATGGTGGTGAGTCGGACGTTGGCGGCAACTGTGGGTATGGTGGACTTTGTGGCTCTGCCGATCAGGTCGAGAACAGTAAGCCGGAAAGCGTTGAAAATATCGAGTTGGGCACAAAGTGGAATCTACGGGATGAAAAACTACTGTTCACGGCGGCGCTGTTTCAAATTACCAAGTCGGACGTAATGGAAGGTGCGGACTATGAATCCACCGGGACGTTCAACACTGGCGAGAACCGTGTGCAAGGGGTTGAATTTTCTCTTGTCGGTAATCTGACTGAAAAACTCAGTACGCAGTTTGGCGTTGCTTTTATGGATGCCGAGATCACCGAATCGTTCAATAATGGTGTAAACCAAACCTTGGTTACACGAGGACCGAACGCTGGAACTTATCAAACAACGGATGACATTCGCGGGCGTACACTGAGTAACTTTGCCGACAATAGTGCGTTTTTACAGTTGCGCTATCAAATGACCGAGGCGCTTGCGCTAGGCGGTTCTTGGACCTATAGCAGCGAGATGTACTCCGGGCAGCCTGACACCGCGCCAGGATGGAATGCTGCAACCAACGATTACTCGATTCGTATTCCAGACTACAGCTACTTCGATTTGTTCGCGACTTACGATATCAACGAGCAGACCAATGTACGCCTGAACATCGGCAATGTTACGGACGAAGCCTACTATCTTGCCGCATACCGCAGTGGCTCGTTTACTTACATTGGCGATGCGCGCCATGCTACGCTGACCTTTGGCTTTGAGTTCTAA
- a CDS encoding energy transducer TonB, with protein sequence MNTAGWIAALGFSGALHLLVAAYFLHAQERTEIAGYAAGEGEGGVAVGVGMAGSYMDLLRETDASLESDEPAETAVDSEVIETEKVVNEKITTPMADHVKEVPVQEVPAPVIREKATPALAVAVVERIPQAKDTVVVNAKLDVAPEQEQQKVKTPENTAPQAEKSSTPKKSAALAMQKATGRGDHAGSGGRVGNSRSYFGHLTSWLNQHKDYPAHLKKRKVQGVVVVRFTINATGEILHKAIKKSSGNTELDQAALDVLDKANPLPPIPAEMKRTKLTLSLPVDYSLITK encoded by the coding sequence ATGAACACGGCCGGTTGGATTGCTGCACTTGGCTTTTCCGGTGCTCTTCACCTGTTGGTTGCAGCGTACTTTCTGCACGCACAAGAGCGTACAGAGATAGCCGGATATGCTGCGGGAGAAGGTGAGGGCGGTGTCGCGGTTGGCGTGGGAATGGCGGGCTCCTATATGGATTTGCTGCGTGAGACGGACGCCTCACTCGAATCTGATGAGCCTGCGGAAACGGCTGTCGATTCCGAGGTTATTGAAACCGAGAAAGTCGTCAACGAAAAAATCACTACCCCAATGGCTGATCACGTAAAAGAGGTACCTGTACAGGAAGTACCGGCGCCGGTGATTCGCGAGAAAGCAACTCCTGCCCTAGCTGTTGCTGTTGTTGAGCGCATTCCACAAGCAAAAGATACGGTGGTTGTGAATGCGAAGCTGGACGTGGCACCGGAGCAAGAGCAACAAAAAGTAAAGACCCCGGAAAATACTGCCCCGCAGGCAGAAAAATCGAGTACGCCAAAAAAATCAGCGGCGCTGGCGATGCAAAAGGCAACTGGACGCGGGGATCATGCCGGTTCCGGGGGGCGAGTCGGAAATAGTCGAAGTTATTTTGGCCATTTAACCTCATGGTTAAACCAGCACAAGGATTACCCCGCACACCTAAAAAAACGCAAGGTTCAGGGTGTGGTGGTGGTGCGCTTTACGATCAACGCCACCGGCGAAATTCTTCACAAAGCAATCAAGAAAAGTTCAGGGAATACGGAGTTGGACCAGGCTGCACTGGATGTGCTCGATAAAGCAAATCCACTCCCGCCAATACCGGCAGAAATGAAGCGTACAAAGCTCACGCTGTCACTTCCTGTCGATTACTCACTTATTACAAAGTAA
- a CDS encoding ExbD/TolR family protein, which produces MNGFSAQEFIGPRRRSDSEGMIPLINIVFLLLIFFMVAGQMSWLSQLNLELPKSNSQQPVDASQPTLAQDAAGQLYFNGDSVSTEELAARLINAAATDTPINISMDKHLTAKELDVVLAQLRQAGIAQFVLYSTVTDDL; this is translated from the coding sequence ATGAACGGGTTTTCGGCACAGGAATTTATTGGTCCGCGCAGACGCTCCGACTCTGAGGGGATGATTCCGCTCATTAATATCGTGTTTTTGCTGCTTATCTTTTTTATGGTTGCGGGCCAAATGAGCTGGTTGAGCCAGCTGAATCTGGAGTTGCCGAAGTCGAACAGCCAACAGCCTGTCGACGCCTCTCAGCCGACACTCGCACAGGATGCCGCAGGTCAGCTGTATTTTAATGGCGACAGCGTCTCAACTGAAGAATTGGCAGCACGCCTTATCAACGCAGCGGCGACAGATACGCCTATTAATATTTCCATGGATAAACACCTAACCGCAAAAGAGTTGGATGTTGTTCTAGCGCAGTTACGTCAAGCGGGTATTGCCCAATTTGTGTTGTATTCAACGGTAACAGACGACTTATGA
- a CDS encoding ExbD/TolR family protein — protein MLEAYIDKPRRKKISLTALIDVVFILLLFFMLTSSFSQSRAVNLSQPIASAATPTPSRTQLLLLYGDGHVRVHNSDFFLADYRELSGSHLTELDNTAPVVLLTESSVQITAITELLSLLNALNFEQTTLGGLLPEDRQ, from the coding sequence GTGTTAGAAGCATATATCGATAAACCGCGGCGAAAAAAAATAAGCCTGACTGCGCTGATTGATGTGGTTTTTATTCTGCTGCTGTTTTTTATGCTGACATCGTCGTTCAGTCAGTCGCGGGCGGTCAACTTATCACAGCCGATAGCGTCGGCAGCAACGCCCACACCGTCTCGAACGCAGCTGTTGTTACTCTATGGAGACGGCCATGTACGCGTGCACAACAGTGATTTTTTTCTCGCTGACTATCGAGAGTTGTCTGGTTCGCATTTAACTGAACTCGACAATACCGCACCGGTGGTATTGCTGACAGAAAGCTCAGTCCAGATTACGGCGATTACGGAGCTGCTGAGTCTTTTAAACGCGTTGAATTTTGAGCAAACGACGCTCGGTGGCTTGTTGCCGGAGGACCGGCAATGA
- a CDS encoding MotA/TolQ/ExbB proton channel family protein yields MRLISVFGALSVRFGMQALVEFLVLGGLVVQVLLVFSVVSVAIILVKLWQAFQYRPAANAHPEQVLGHFEKGEWQQALLLSKNQRNARALVMASALNAFDQGSLGEADVRAEVGRVARNEIEEQQRYLRVLEVVAMVAPLLGLFGTVLGMISAFQAMEDAGAQVNPSVLSGGIWKALMTTAVGLAVAIPVSIAHSWLERRVENLAHHISDDVQRLFTAFHQRNAQHLAKKQA; encoded by the coding sequence TTGCGATTAATATCTGTATTTGGCGCGTTGTCGGTGAGGTTTGGTATGCAGGCGTTGGTGGAGTTTCTGGTACTTGGAGGGTTGGTGGTGCAGGTGCTGCTGGTGTTTTCGGTGGTGTCTGTGGCGATCATTCTGGTTAAGTTGTGGCAGGCATTTCAGTATCGCCCGGCGGCCAATGCGCACCCCGAGCAGGTTTTGGGGCACTTCGAGAAAGGCGAATGGCAGCAAGCCTTGTTGCTAAGTAAGAATCAGCGCAATGCACGTGCCTTGGTGATGGCTTCCGCCCTTAATGCCTTTGACCAGGGTTCGCTCGGGGAGGCCGACGTTCGAGCCGAGGTGGGCCGCGTTGCCCGCAATGAGATAGAAGAACAACAGCGTTATTTACGGGTACTTGAGGTTGTGGCCATGGTTGCTCCGCTGCTGGGGCTATTTGGCACCGTACTCGGGATGATTTCGGCGTTTCAGGCGATGGAAGACGCCGGTGCTCAGGTGAACCCGTCAGTGTTGTCCGGTGGAATCTGGAAAGCCCTTATGACGACAGCGGTGGGGCTGGCGGTTGCCATTCCTGTGTCGATTGCGCATAGCTGGCTGGAACGCAGAGTGGAAAACCTGGCTCACCATATTTCTGATGATGTACAGCGGTTGTTTACGGCATTTCACCAGCGCAATGCCCAACACTTAGCCAAAAAACAGGCGTGA
- the rtcA gene encoding RNA 3'-terminal phosphate cyclase, with product MPGDGNNGGTGVVIIDGSQGEGGGQIFRTALTLAMCIGKAVTIENIRAGRKKPGLLRQHLACLKAASAVCNAQVDGDTLGSRRVVFRPGAVIPGHYRFAVGSAGSTPLVFRTVFLPLALAGGSSELYLEGGTHNPMAPSVDFIAHSFLPVLAAVGWQAEVSLERHGFYPSGGGAWCVRISPAQQIRFLELLVPGELKRKCAIATSANIPAHVIERELEYVKKKCYWNDNELVRQIVSSPGQGNIVSVRLHMENTSAVFEAVGERNLTAERVAGRAVKAMKNYLHSGAAVCSHLADQLLLPLVLGCGGKFSTMAPTEHLRTNIAVITQMLPATILLQPMDEGAWCVDVAPSQTPV from the coding sequence ATGCCAGGGGATGGCAATAACGGGGGAACAGGTGTGGTGATAATTGACGGTTCGCAAGGCGAGGGCGGGGGGCAAATTTTTCGTACGGCGCTTACCTTGGCGATGTGCATCGGTAAGGCAGTGACGATTGAAAATATCAGAGCCGGCCGGAAAAAGCCCGGCTTGCTCAGGCAGCATTTAGCTTGCTTGAAAGCGGCGTCTGCCGTATGCAACGCACAAGTCGATGGAGATACTTTAGGCTCGAGGCGGGTGGTATTTCGGCCCGGCGCAGTCATTCCCGGGCACTACCGTTTCGCAGTTGGGTCCGCGGGTAGTACACCATTGGTGTTTCGGACAGTGTTCCTGCCATTGGCGTTAGCTGGCGGCAGCAGCGAGTTGTACTTGGAAGGCGGAACCCACAACCCCATGGCTCCCAGTGTCGATTTTATCGCGCACAGTTTCCTGCCGGTATTGGCCGCGGTGGGTTGGCAAGCGGAGGTATCGCTCGAACGCCACGGTTTTTACCCGTCCGGCGGTGGCGCTTGGTGCGTGCGTATTTCTCCTGCGCAGCAAATTCGGTTTCTTGAATTATTAGTGCCGGGTGAGTTAAAGCGCAAATGTGCTATCGCAACTTCCGCGAATATTCCTGCACATGTTATTGAGCGTGAGCTGGAGTACGTGAAGAAAAAATGCTACTGGAACGACAACGAACTGGTTCGACAAATTGTCAGCTCGCCAGGACAGGGCAATATAGTATCCGTGCGACTGCACATGGAAAATACATCGGCCGTGTTTGAGGCTGTTGGTGAACGTAACCTTACTGCGGAGCGGGTAGCCGGAAGAGCTGTAAAAGCGATGAAAAATTACTTGCACAGCGGTGCCGCAGTGTGCAGCCACCTGGCGGACCAGCTGCTATTGCCTCTCGTACTTGGGTGCGGAGGAAAATTCTCGACAATGGCACCAACTGAGCATTTACGTACAAATATTGCAGTAATCACACAGATGCTGCCTGCCACAATCTTACTTCAGCCGATGGACGAGGGGGCCTGGTGCGTGGATGTCGCCCCGAGTCAAACACCTGTTTGA
- a CDS encoding RtcB family protein encodes MEQQAYEVMQSEGVPIKSWTLGVPFEEGAKEQLRKLAGMPFIHKWVAVMPDVHVGLGATIGSVVPTLGAVIPAAVGVDIGCGMMAVKTSLTSAQLPENLAAVRSAIERAVPHGRTSGRGGKVRDKGAWANVPDDVAHAWLGLDGQFAILKEKHRILKNTNNVNHLGTLGTGNHFIEMCLDEHDSVWLMLHSGSRGVGNRIGTYFIEQAKKDMERWHIHLPDSDLAYFPEGSEHFDDYVEAVEWAQSFARINREVMMKRVVSAVEGVLSLPFSASVEAVNCHHNYVSREHHYGQSVLVTRKGAVRARRGEMGIIPGSMGARSFIVRGLGNEESFCSCSHGAGRVMSRTQAKKMVSLEEHRKATADVECRKDEGVIDETPSAYKPIEKVMTAQKDLVEVVYTLKQIVCVKG; translated from the coding sequence GTGGAGCAGCAGGCGTACGAAGTGATGCAGAGCGAGGGTGTGCCCATTAAATCCTGGACGCTAGGCGTACCATTTGAAGAGGGTGCAAAAGAGCAGCTTAGAAAGCTGGCCGGGATGCCGTTCATCCACAAGTGGGTGGCGGTTATGCCTGACGTTCATGTGGGGTTGGGGGCGACTATCGGTAGTGTTGTGCCGACCCTGGGCGCGGTAATTCCAGCTGCGGTTGGGGTGGATATTGGTTGCGGAATGATGGCTGTTAAGACAAGCCTGACCTCCGCTCAGTTACCAGAAAACCTGGCTGCCGTTCGTAGCGCAATCGAACGTGCCGTACCTCACGGGCGTACCTCTGGCCGGGGTGGTAAGGTGCGGGATAAGGGCGCGTGGGCGAACGTTCCCGACGATGTGGCCCATGCCTGGCTCGGTCTCGATGGCCAATTTGCCATTCTGAAAGAAAAGCACCGGATATTAAAAAATACAAACAATGTTAACCATTTGGGTACCCTGGGGACAGGTAACCACTTTATTGAGATGTGTCTGGATGAGCACGACAGTGTGTGGCTGATGTTGCACAGCGGGTCACGCGGTGTGGGAAACCGGATTGGCACTTACTTTATTGAGCAGGCCAAAAAAGATATGGAGCGCTGGCATATTCATCTGCCGGACTCTGATTTAGCTTACTTTCCAGAAGGTTCCGAGCATTTTGATGATTACGTGGAGGCTGTCGAGTGGGCGCAGAGCTTTGCACGAATAAATCGCGAAGTGATGATGAAGCGCGTTGTTAGCGCAGTAGAAGGTGTATTGAGTCTTCCTTTTTCCGCAAGTGTGGAAGCTGTTAATTGCCATCACAATTATGTATCGCGTGAGCACCACTACGGCCAAAGCGTATTGGTTACCCGCAAAGGGGCGGTACGGGCACGCAGGGGTGAGATGGGCATTATCCCAGGAAGTATGGGCGCGCGTTCATTTATTGTTCGGGGTTTGGGTAACGAGGAAAGTTTTTGTAGTTGTAGCCACGGCGCGGGCCGCGTTATGTCGCGTACCCAGGCGAAAAAAATGGTATCACTGGAAGAACACCGCAAGGCAACTGCGGATGTGGAGTGTCGCAAGGACGAGGGTGTCATCGATGAAACACCATCAGCCTATAAGCCAATAGAAAAAGTTATGACAGCGCAGAAAGATTTGGTTGAAGTCGTTTATACCCTCAAGCAAATTGTTTGTGTAAAAGGCTAG
- the rtcR gene encoding RNA repair transcriptional activator RtcR, with product MKTTVISILGTTMDRRGKGENRWDKWRPTISMCQHDDLLIDRLELLFDRRSTSLAKQVREDISQVSPETEVVFHNVNFNEPWDFESVYSSLLDFARAYRFRPSKEQYLVHITTGTHVAQICLYLLTEAGYFPGKLLQTSPAERASNAPGQYQIIDLDLSKYDQIASRFKKEHQEGTAYLKGGIETNNADFNRMIEQLEKVSVRSQEPILITGPTGAGKSQLAQRVYELRKQRGKLKGKLVTVNCATLRGENAMSALFGHKKGAFTGATSDRAGLLKEANSGLLFLDEIGELGLDEQAMLLRAIEDKRFTPFGADSEVSSNFQLIAGTNRDLIQCAKAGQFREDLLARIDLWTYRLPSLKERLEDLEPNLDYELEQFSNKAGYRVSLNKDARTLYLAFGKSPAASWSANFRDLNASITRMGTLADGGRITRNVVAEEIKRLEGKWLTTQQPPNPTTPQLLLEPLLGSAGLNALDYYEQMNLAGIVSVCKASSSMAEAGRKLFDKSRNLKKSNNDSHRVKQLLAKYGLEFSDIQ from the coding sequence ATGAAAACAACAGTTATCAGCATACTCGGCACCACCATGGACAGGCGCGGCAAGGGTGAGAACCGTTGGGATAAATGGCGCCCAACCATATCTATGTGTCAGCACGACGATCTACTGATAGATCGCCTTGAGCTGCTATTCGACCGCCGCTCAACCAGCCTTGCAAAACAGGTACGAGAAGATATTTCCCAGGTTTCACCTGAAACCGAAGTGGTGTTTCACAACGTAAATTTTAACGAACCCTGGGATTTCGAAAGCGTGTACAGCAGCCTGCTGGATTTTGCACGAGCCTACCGTTTTAGACCGAGCAAAGAGCAGTATTTGGTTCACATCACGACCGGCACCCACGTAGCGCAGATATGCCTATATTTGCTTACTGAGGCTGGCTATTTTCCCGGCAAACTACTGCAAACGAGCCCCGCCGAACGCGCAAGTAATGCGCCCGGTCAGTATCAGATTATCGACCTGGATCTTTCAAAATACGACCAGATTGCATCGCGCTTTAAAAAAGAACACCAGGAAGGAACGGCCTATTTAAAAGGTGGCATAGAAACAAATAATGCCGACTTCAACAGGATGATCGAGCAGCTGGAGAAAGTCTCGGTTCGCTCACAGGAGCCTATATTAATTACCGGGCCCACGGGAGCCGGCAAATCACAGCTTGCACAGCGCGTTTACGAACTACGCAAACAACGGGGAAAACTGAAAGGTAAACTGGTTACCGTCAACTGCGCAACTCTGCGCGGGGAAAATGCGATGTCTGCACTATTCGGCCATAAAAAAGGAGCCTTTACCGGTGCGACATCAGATCGTGCTGGCTTGCTTAAAGAAGCAAACAGCGGCCTGCTGTTTCTGGACGAGATTGGTGAACTGGGGCTGGACGAACAGGCCATGCTGCTGCGTGCGATCGAAGACAAACGCTTCACGCCCTTCGGGGCCGACAGTGAGGTCAGCAGTAACTTCCAACTCATAGCAGGCACCAACCGTGATTTAATCCAATGCGCTAAAGCAGGCCAGTTTCGCGAAGACCTGCTTGCCCGTATCGACTTATGGACTTATCGGTTGCCCTCGCTAAAAGAACGGCTGGAAGACCTGGAGCCCAATCTGGACTATGAGCTGGAACAATTTTCGAACAAAGCAGGTTACCGAGTAAGCCTGAACAAAGATGCTCGAACGCTTTACCTGGCGTTTGGAAAATCGCCTGCGGCAAGCTGGTCCGCCAACTTCAGAGACCTTAACGCTAGCATTACCCGCATGGGTACCCTGGCGGATGGCGGCCGCATAACTCGCAATGTCGTCGCAGAAGAGATTAAACGCCTGGAAGGCAAATGGCTAACAACACAGCAACCCCCTAACCCAACAACACCACAGCTATTGCTGGAACCTCTGCTCGGAAGCGCCGGGCTAAATGCGCTAGATTATTACGAGCAAATGAACCTGGCGGGCATAGTTTCGGTTTGCAAAGCATCAAGCTCAATGGCAGAAGCCGGGAGAAAGCTGTTCGATAAGAGCCGAAACCTGAAAAAATCCAATAACGATTCCCACAGGGTTAAACAGCTACTGGCTAAATATGGGTTGGAATTTTCGGATATTCAATAA